A window of Rhinolophus ferrumequinum isolate MPI-CBG mRhiFer1 chromosome X, mRhiFer1_v1.p, whole genome shotgun sequence contains these coding sequences:
- the DUSP21 gene encoding dual specificity protein phosphatase 21 has product MTTRPHPFSAVAVQQPFFIHGLSQITNNLYISNSEASNNKLMLSNNCITTVINVSIEVTNTFYENIQYLKVPVADSPSGRLYDFFDPITDYIHSVEMKQGRTLLHCATGVSPSATLCLAFLMKYHNMSLLEAHTWTKLCHPIIRPNNGFWEQLIQYEFKLFNKNTVNMINSPVGMIPDIYEKEVYLML; this is encoded by the coding sequence ATGACAACACGTCCACATCCTTTCTCGGCTGTGGCTGTCCAGCAGCCTTTCTTCATCCATGGCCTCTCCCAGATAACCAACAACTTGTACATAAGTAATAGTGAGGCATCCAACAACAAACTCATGTTATCTAACAACTGCATCACTACTGTCATCAATGTCTCAATAGAGGTGACCAACACATTTTATGAGAACATCCAATACCTAAAGGTACCGGTGGCCGATTCTCCTAGTGGGCGCCTCTACGATTTTTTTGACCCTATCACTGATTACATTCACAGCGTGGAAATGAAACAGGGCCGCACACTGCTCCACTGTGCCACTGGTGTGAGCCCCTCCGCCACTCTCTGCCTGGCCTTCCTCATGAAGTACCACAACATGTCTCTGCTGGAAGCCCACACTTGGACCAAGTTGTGCCACCCTATCATCCGGCCCAACAATGGCTTTTGGGAACAGCTTATCCAGTATGAATTTAAGTTATTTAACAAGAACACTGTGAACATGATCAATTCTCCAGTGGGTATGATCCCAGACATCTACGAGAAGGAAGTCTATTTGATGCTATGA